CGCACAGCCGGACAGAAACAGCAGGGCGCAGGACAGCAGGCTCAGGCGGGGCAGAAACATCACGGGGAGGGTAGCGGCGTGGAGCGCCAGGGTTTTAACGCAACAGCCTATCTAACCACTCCTTTCATTTCTGCCACGATGAAGAAAATTATCTCCGGTATCATAACCCTCCGCGCCCGCGGCCTTGGTCTCGCCCGCGTCCGCGTCCGCCGGAGCGGAGCGGGCCGCTTCGCTGACTCGCACGCTGTCAGCGATTAACACGCCCGCGCCTCCCAATCCCGTTGCGGCCGCGCCCGTCGGCCCGCGAGGCGGGTGCCGCGGAAACTTTTTTCACGCGCGACGCGCGAAAACTTTCTGCGGTTGCCAAAGCCGGATGCGGGGATTCTGGCTACTCCACCCCACCCCGCATGATTGTTCCGACTGCCATCACGCTGCTGCAGCCGCCGCGCATTCACTTCGGCGCGGGCTGCGCCGTGGAGGCGTGCGCCGCGCTCGCCCGCGCGGGCCATCGCCGCGTCTTCGTCATCACTTCGCCTTCCGTGCGGACCCCCGCCGATGCGCTCGCATCGCCGTTGCGCGCGGCCGGGGCCGCGATCGAGACGGTCACCGGCGTGCCGCCCGAGCCGACACTCGCCTGCTGCGAGCAATTGCGGGCCGCGGCGAAAGCCTTTGCCCCCGACCTCGTGCTCGCCGTCGGCGGCGGCAGCGTGCTCGACGTGGCCAAGCTCGTCGCCGCGCTGCACGACCGCGCGGAACCGGCCTCCGCTTTCTACGGCGTCAACGTGCTCGCCGGCCGCCGCACCGCCCTGGCCTGCGTGCCGACCACCGCCGGCACCGGCAGCGAGGTCTCGCCCAATGCCCTGCTCTTCGACGAGGCCGCCGTCGCGAAGAAGGCCGTGATCAGCCCGGCCCTCGTGCCCGATGTCGCCATCGTGGATCCGTCGCTGATGCTTTCGCTCCCGCCGGCCCTCACCGCCACCACCGGCCTCGACGCGCTCACGCACTGCCTCGAGACCTATGCCAACCGCGCCGCCCACCCGGCCGTGGATCTGCACTCGCTCGAGGGCGTGCGGCTCATCGGCGCGCATCTCGCGCGCAGCGTGGCCGACGGCTCCGATCTTGCGGCGCGCACCGCCGTCGCCCTCGGCAGCCTCTACGGCGGCCTCGGCCTCGGCCCGGTCAACACCGCCGGCGTCCACGCCCTCGCCTACCCGCTCGGCGGCGAGTTTCACCTGGCCCACGGCCTGTCCATCGCGCTGCTGCTGCCGCACGTCGTTCGCTTCAACCTGCCCGCGCTGCCCGCACGCCACGCGGCGCTGGCCGATGCCCTCGGTTGCGCGACAACCGCGGACCTGCCCGACCGGCTCCAGCAGCTCGTGGCCGCCTGCGGGATCGACGCCCGCCTCTCCGCCCACGGCATCCCGCGCGACGCGCTGCCGCGCATGGCCGACGCCGGCATTCAGGTCACCCGCCTCCTGAAGAACAACCCGCGCGAGGTCACCCGCGCCGACGCCCTGCGTATCTACGAAGCCGCTTTCTGACATGACTTCCTTTCCCCGCCATCATGGCGTGATCGTCCCCCTGGTCACGCCCGTCCAACCCGACGGTTCCCTCGACGAGGCCGCCGCCGAACGCCTCGTGGACCACCTCGCGAGCAACGGCTGCGGCATGCTCGTGCTCGGCACCACCGGCGAGGTTGCCTCCCTGCCCGCCGCCCTGCGCCTGCGCTACGTCGAGATCGCCGTGCGCGTCGCGGCCAAGCGCACCCCCGTCTTCGCCTGCCCGGCGTCGAACTGCGTCAGCTTCTCCCTTGAGTCGGGCAATGCCTACCTGAAGGCCGGCGTGGACGCCGTCGTCGGGATTCTGCCCAACTACTACAAGCTCGAGGCCGCCGAGATGCTTGCCTACTTCGAGCGCCTCGCCGACGGCATCCGCGGCCCGCTGATGATCTACAACATGCCCGCGACGACCGGCATGTCGCTCCCGCTGGACGTGATCGAGACGCTCGCCCGTCGGTCGAACGTCACCGGCCTCAAGGACTCCGAGGGCACCGCCGGCCGGCGCGAGGAAGTCGCGAAACGCTTCGGCGGACGTCCGGACTTCTCGCTCTTCATGGGCATCGCCGCGCACTCGATCCCGGCCCTGCGCCTCGGCTTCGACGGCCTCGTGCCCAGCGGCGGCAACCTCTACCCGGAACGCTGGTCCGCGCTCTACCAAGCCGCCCGCGCCGGCGACTGGGCCAAGGCCGAGCAGCTCCAGACGCAGCTCGACGCCATCGGCGCCGTCTTCCAGCGCAACCGCACCCTCGGCCAGTCGCTCGCCGCCCTCAAGGCCGGCCTCGGCCTGCGCGGACTTTGCGGTCCCGCCATGGTGCCACCCCTCCTCCCGCTGAGCGCCGCCGACCAGGAAGCCGTCCGCGCCGAACTCGTGCGGTTGGGCTAAACTCAACCTGTCTCCTCTGTCCCGATGAACCAGTCACCTTACCCTTCCGTCATCCTGAGCCGTGCGAAGGATCCACGGGAAAGGACCTGCTCTCGCCCCGGTCTTGGATCCTTCGCGCGGCTCAGGATGACAGCAGCGAGACTTGGGTCTTCATCGGTGGGAAACTGCCTTCTTGCCTAATCAGACTCTGTCCATGCCCCACCGACCCCACATCGTTCTCGCGGATGACCTGACCGGCGCGGCCGAGATCGCGGCCATCGCCCACGAAGCGGGCCTGCGCGCGGTCGTGCTCACCCACCTGCCGACCGTGCCCATCGCGGCCGACGTGCTCGTCTTCGACACCGATTCGCGCCTCCTCGCGCCCGCCGCCGCCGCCCGCAAGGTCGGCGCCTGGGCCAAGTGCCTCGCGCATACGCCGCACCGGGGTTTCTTCCTCAAGGTGGACTCCGTCCTCCGCGGCTCCGTGCTGGTCCACGCCACCGCCACCGCCCGCGCGCTCGGCCGGCACCGCACGCTGCTGTTGCCCGCGAACCCCTCGCTCGGCCGCACCATCCGCGACGGCCGCTACGCCGTGCAGGGCGTGCCGCTGCACGAAACCGCCTTCGCCCGCGACCCTCACCACCCGCGCACGAGCGCCGATGTCCGCGTGTTGCTCGGTCGCGCGCCCCGCACCCCCGTCGTCAGCCTGCCGCCGTCCACCAGCCGCCTGCCGGACCACGGCGTCGCGGTCGGCGACACCACCTCGCCCGCCGATGTCCGCCATTGGACGGATCTGCTGGACTCCGTGACGCTGCCCGCGGGCGGCGCCGATTTCTTCCGGGCCTGGCTCAGGTCGCAGGGCCCCTCGCGCCACGCCCGCGCCCGCGCGTCGCGCCTCGTTGGCCCCGCGCTTTTCCTGCACGGCTCCGCCATGGCGACGAACGGCTCGCGGCTGCTCCGGTTCCGCGGACAACAGGCCCCCACCGTCGCCCGCGTCGCCGCCGCGCTGCAGCGTCACGGCGCCGTCGCCGTCGCTCCGCCCGATGCACGGCTGGCCGGACGTGACGCGCCGGCCGCCCTGGCCCGCGGTTTTGCGGACCTCGCCTGGAAGCTGCACGCCCAACACGCCTTCACCCACCTGCTGATCGCAGGCGGCGCCACCACGGCGGCCGTGTTGTCCGTGCTGGGCTGGACCGACCTCGAGGTCATCCGCGTCTGGGGGCCGGGCGCGGTCACCCTCCGGCCGGTGCGCGATCCCGCATTTGCCGTCACGCTCAAACCGGGTAGCTATGCCTGGCCCGCCAACCTCCGCCGCGCCCTGCCCGCCGGCCTCTTCGACTGATCCCATGTCCGGTCTCCCCCTCCTCGCGATCACGCTCGGCGATCCCGCCGGCACCGGCCCCGAGCTGCTCACCAAGGCCCTCGTGCTGCCCGAGGTGCGCGCCCTCTGCCGCCCGCTTGTCATCGGCGACGCCGCCGTCTTGGCGAAAGCCTGCGCCTACACCGGCTCGGCCGCCCGCGTGCGTGGCTTCAGCTCACCCGAAGAAGCCCAGTTCGCCGACGGCGAGATTGCCGTCCACGACCTGAAAAACGTGGACCTCGCCCGCCTGCAACTCGGCAAGGCCGACCCGCGGTGCGGCCACGCGGCCTACGAATACGTAAAGACCGCCGCCGAGCTCGCGCTCGCCGGACGCGTCGGCGGCATCGTCACCTCCGCCATCAACAAGGCTGCACTCAACGCCGCCGGCCACCACTTCGACGGCCACACCGGCCTGCTCGCCGAGGTCTGCAAGGCACCCGGCGCGACCATGATGCTCGTGGCCGACAAGCTCCGCGTGAGTCATGTCTCCACCCACGTCTCGCTCCGCCAGGCCATCGACCGCGTGCGCCCCGAGCGCATCGTCAAGGTGCTCCAGCTCACGAATGCCGCCGTGCAGCGCCTCGGCATCGCGCAGCCCAAGCTCGCCGTCGCCGGCCTCAACCCGCACGCGGGCGAGGGCGGCCTGTTCGGCGACGAGGAGGAGAAATTCATCAAGCCCGCGATCGAGCAGGCCCGCGCGCTCGGGCTCGACGTGAGCGGCCCGTGGCCGGGCGACACGATTTTCTTCCGCGCCTCCCAGGGCGAGTTCGACGGCACGGTCGCGATGTTTCACGACCAGGGCCACGTCGCCGCCAAGATGCTCGGCATCTGGCGCGGCGTAAACGTCACCCTCGGCCTGCCCATCATCCGCACCTCGGTGGAGCACGGCACGGACTTCGCCAACGCCGGCACCGGCCGCGGCGACCCGCGCAGCCTCGTGGAAGCCATCAAGCTCGCCGCCGCGCTGGCGCGCAACCCCTCCGCCAGAGTGTAACGTCATCTGTTACCAGTTCCCCCCGCCATGAACTCGCCCCACACCCCGCCCTTTCGGGCACCCCTCTCCAGAGGGGATCTAAGGCAGCGCTGCCAGGATTTGGGTCCCCGCTGGAGAGGGGTGGCGCGGCGCGCCGGGGTGTGGCGATTGGTTGCCGCCATGTTGCTTCCGTTTGCTCCGCTCTCCGCCGAGCCGCCCGTGCGCTTCACCGGCTCGCTCGACGTGGCGCCGACGGCGGACGGTGGGCTGCGGCCGGTCGTCGGGGTGCAGAACATCCAGGTCTATCGCGCCAACCGCACCGCGCCCACGCACGCCGACGGCCTGACCGACACCTACCTGCACGCGCCGATGCTCGCCCACTGGCGCGGCCATTTCTATCTGGAATATCTGAGCGGCCCGCACGCCGAGCACGAGCCGCCCTGCTCGACCTCGCTGACGCGCTCCGCCGACGGCCTCACGTGGGAGGCGCCGCGCGTGGTGTTTCCGGCCTTCACCCTGCCCGACGGCAAGCAGACGATCGCGCACCAGCGCATGGGTTTCTACGTCGCTCCCGATGGAAGACTCCTCGTCCTCGGTTTCTACGGCCGCTACCCCTCGCCCAACGACGGCACCGGCCTCGGCCGCGCGGTGCGCGAGATCCATGCCGACGGCAGTTTCGGCCCGATCTATTTCATTCGCCCCAACGCCAAGACCGCTTTTCCCGAGCTCAAGCTGCCCTACCCGCTCTACACCGCCTCGCCGGACCCGGGTTTCGTCGCCGCCTGCGACGCGCTCCTCGCCAACAAGCTGATGACCGCGCAGTGGTGGGAGGAGGAGATGCTCGACGAAAGCGGCTTCTACCGCGTCCGCGGCAAGGCCCTGTCCTACGTCACGCGCCCCGACGGCTCCACCCTCGGCATCTGGAAAAACCGCCTCGTCGCGACCACCGCGGACAAGGGCGAGACGTGGACGCCGACGACCTTCGCCGAGAACCTGCCCAACAACGGCTCGAAATACTGGCTGCAGCGCACGGCT
The DNA window shown above is from Oleiharenicola lentus and carries:
- a CDS encoding dihydrodipicolinate synthase family protein, which gives rise to MTSFPRHHGVIVPLVTPVQPDGSLDEAAAERLVDHLASNGCGMLVLGTTGEVASLPAALRLRYVEIAVRVAAKRTPVFACPASNCVSFSLESGNAYLKAGVDAVVGILPNYYKLEAAEMLAYFERLADGIRGPLMIYNMPATTGMSLPLDVIETLARRSNVTGLKDSEGTAGRREEVAKRFGGRPDFSLFMGIAAHSIPALRLGFDGLVPSGGNLYPERWSALYQAARAGDWAKAEQLQTQLDAIGAVFQRNRTLGQSLAALKAGLGLRGLCGPAMVPPLLPLSAADQEAVRAELVRLG
- a CDS encoding iron-containing alcohol dehydrogenase, with the protein product MIVPTAITLLQPPRIHFGAGCAVEACAALARAGHRRVFVITSPSVRTPADALASPLRAAGAAIETVTGVPPEPTLACCEQLRAAAKAFAPDLVLAVGGGSVLDVAKLVAALHDRAEPASAFYGVNVLAGRRTALACVPTTAGTGSEVSPNALLFDEAAVAKKAVISPALVPDVAIVDPSLMLSLPPALTATTGLDALTHCLETYANRAAHPAVDLHSLEGVRLIGAHLARSVADGSDLAARTAVALGSLYGGLGLGPVNTAGVHALAYPLGGEFHLAHGLSIALLLPHVVRFNLPALPARHAALADALGCATTADLPDRLQQLVAACGIDARLSAHGIPRDALPRMADAGIQVTRLLKNNPREVTRADALRIYEAAF
- a CDS encoding four-carbon acid sugar kinase family protein, which codes for MPHRPHIVLADDLTGAAEIAAIAHEAGLRAVVLTHLPTVPIAADVLVFDTDSRLLAPAAAARKVGAWAKCLAHTPHRGFFLKVDSVLRGSVLVHATATARALGRHRTLLLPANPSLGRTIRDGRYAVQGVPLHETAFARDPHHPRTSADVRVLLGRAPRTPVVSLPPSTSRLPDHGVAVGDTTSPADVRHWTDLLDSVTLPAGGADFFRAWLRSQGPSRHARARASRLVGPALFLHGSAMATNGSRLLRFRGQQAPTVARVAAALQRHGAVAVAPPDARLAGRDAPAALARGFADLAWKLHAQHAFTHLLIAGGATTAAVLSVLGWTDLEVIRVWGPGAVTLRPVRDPAFAVTLKPGSYAWPANLRRALPAGLFD
- the pdxA gene encoding 4-hydroxythreonine-4-phosphate dehydrogenase PdxA: MSGLPLLAITLGDPAGTGPELLTKALVLPEVRALCRPLVIGDAAVLAKACAYTGSAARVRGFSSPEEAQFADGEIAVHDLKNVDLARLQLGKADPRCGHAAYEYVKTAAELALAGRVGGIVTSAINKAALNAAGHHFDGHTGLLAEVCKAPGATMMLVADKLRVSHVSTHVSLRQAIDRVRPERIVKVLQLTNAAVQRLGIAQPKLAVAGLNPHAGEGGLFGDEEEKFIKPAIEQARALGLDVSGPWPGDTIFFRASQGEFDGTVAMFHDQGHVAAKMLGIWRGVNVTLGLPIIRTSVEHGTDFANAGTGRGDPRSLVEAIKLAAALARNPSARV